TAGATCATGTTTTAAAGGCAAGCAGCAAAGATCTTGGTGTTAAAATAGACGTAAATTTAGACTAATATTAACAGGTGTTTAACGAATTAAAATACATCGATTGGAAGAATCTATTTTAACGGAATTTTAAAAAATAAGACTCGATTGCACATCGGTCATTTTAATTATACGGAACTCAATCGTTAAATTTGAGAAATTGAGCGGTACAATGGTAAATGATTACAAAAAATATGAGCTATTTGGAAGACCGATGATGCAAAAAATTGCATTGAAGGCACCATTTACATTTGAATTTCCAGTAGCGGAACAGGCTTGCTTCCTCTATGTACTGGAAGGGGAAATGCAATACCAGGCAAATGACGAAGAGCTAATTATTGCGAAACATTATTCCTTATTGCTGAATTGTATTAATTCTGGAAAGCGAATCCACGATGTGAATCCAACGCGTGATTGTCAGCTGTTAATCGTCACTTTTTATCCAGATACCTTGAAGAAAGTTTACGATAGAGAGTTGCCCTCGTTGCTGCTTGAACCTGAAAATATTATTTCAAACCAATCAAAAGAAAAAATTGACAATGATTTCCTGATCCAGAAATATGTGGAAGGCTTGCTGTTCTATTTTGAAAATCCTTCATTGATCAATGAAGATATACTGGTGCTCAAATTAAAAGAAATTATATTGCTCCTGTCCCAAACGAGAAACGCGTCGGTCATACGAGTGATATTATCACAGCTTTTTTCTTCAAATACCTATTCGTTTAAACAGATTATTGAAGCCAATCTGTTTTCCCAATTAACTATTGAGCAGCTTGCGGAACAGAATAATCTGAGTGTTTCTTCATTTAAAAGAGAGTTTGCCAAATTATATCATGATACACCTGCCAGCTACATCAAAAATAAGAAGCTCGAAAAGGCGGCAGAGCTCCTTTTGGTTTCCGATCAGCGTGTTTCCGAAATTGCCTTTAACTGTGGATTTAACGACCTTACAACATTTACAAAGAGTTTTAGCGACAAATACAATATATCGCCAACAAATTATCGTCGACAGCTTAAAAGCAACTAAAAACCAATGGCCACTTGTATATGGTACTCCATTTTGATCGAGGGGACCAATTTTTCTCCAATAAGATTGTGGTCCTGTTTTTTGAACTAAAACATCAAATCTTTGAACGAAATCAAAAAACCATTTTCCTTATTCTATCGCAACTTTGTAGTGTTCCTTTAAAGGGTTGTTATTCCATGGATTGTGCCGTGAAAGCGTGACAACGACCTTACAGGAACATTTTTTTGAAATTATCAACGTTAAAAATAGAAAAATGAATTTATCAGGTTTAGGAGTTTTCCACACAGTTATCGGAGTAACAGCACTTTTAGGCGCTGTATTAGGATTTATCAGCTATGGTAAGATCAATCTTAAAGTATTATCGGGGAAGTTATATTTTTATGCGACAGCCATCACTTCTGTTACGGCATTAGGGATTTCGAAACAAGGCGGCTTCAATGCTGGACATGTTTTTTCGCTCTTCATCTTTGTTCTTGTAATGGTGGCCTATTGGCTGCACGCAACGAAGAAAAGTAGTACGAAGTCTCAGTATTTTGAGAATTTTCTATGGTCATTTAGTTTCTTCTTGTCGCTGGTGCCTGCTGTTAATGAGACCTTTACCAGAGTTCCGGTCGGACATCCCTTGGCAAAGGATATAAATGATCCAATTATTGGACAGACCCTTCTTGTCCTTTTTGTGCTTTTTATTATTGCAGTCATTTTTCAATACTTCAAACAAAAGAAAATCAACAATGGATTGGGGTCAGAACTGAAAAGTCAAGTCTAGTAGAGCTATTTGATCCAGACCATTTCTGAACGCTCATCTTTAGCGCCTTTCGATTCATGTGGTGCTGTAATCTAGCCTGTTGTACATTATTTAAAATATGACAAACTAATTTTTTGCTTTTATTGTTTGCTCTTGTAGAAGTTCAACAACATAATCATTTTGAAAATATATGCTTAATTACGATTGTCTAAAAAAATTAAAGATGTGCAACGGAAGAAATAATTCAACGGGATTACTTCTCGCAATGGTGGCGGGAGCAGCAGTTGGTACATTGGTCGGTCTATTAGTGGCACCGAATAGTGGAAAAAAAACGCGGAAAAAAATCAAGGAAAAAACAAGGGACCTCAAAGAACAGGCAA
The Sphingobacterium multivorum genome window above contains:
- a CDS encoding AraC family transcriptional regulator, whose translation is MMQKIALKAPFTFEFPVAEQACFLYVLEGEMQYQANDEELIIAKHYSLLLNCINSGKRIHDVNPTRDCQLLIVTFYPDTLKKVYDRELPSLLLEPENIISNQSKEKIDNDFLIQKYVEGLLFYFENPSLINEDILVLKLKEIILLLSQTRNASVIRVILSQLFSSNTYSFKQIIEANLFSQLTIEQLAEQNNLSVSSFKREFAKLYHDTPASYIKNKKLEKAAELLLVSDQRVSEIAFNCGFNDLTTFTKSFSDKYNISPTNYRRQLKSN